TATAAGTTGGTGTTGAAAACCATTTGAAAGAAGCTTGTCGCTAATAATAACACTTGAAGCTGCCATTAAAAATACAAGTCCAACTCCTGAAAAAATAGCTTTTATCCCATAAGGTAAAACAACTTTTATAAGAGTTAAAAATTTGTTGTAACCAAGATCATAAGAAACTTCTAAAATGTTAGGGTTCATGTCTCTAAAAACTGAATATAAAGGAATAATCATAAAAGGTAAATTTAAATAAATCATACCTAAGACCATAAATCATTCACTGTTGATTTTTCTTTCATCAAAAAGAAGAGTAAACATTCCTCTAAGAGCTAAAGCTTTGGCTATTGTGAAAATAATAAGAGGACTTATGATTAGTGAAATTGCATAGAATTTAAAGCTCTTTGACTTGGAAGTTGAGACAAAAAAAGCGTATGGAAAACCTAACAAAAGACAAATAAGGGCCGTAACTATTCCCATTCAAACGCTTCGTCACATAATAACTCAAGTAGAGCTATCTTTGACAATTTTTCAATTGTCAAAATCAGCAGCAGCTGGTTTAAGTGAAATTACTAAAAGGATAAAAAAAGGTAAAACTATAAAAAGAAGGGCAATAATTATGTAAGGTAAAAGTAAAGCTAGTCTTGGTCGAGATTTTAAGGCACTTTTTAATTTATCTAATTTAGAAATCATTGGCCATAAATCCTTTGTGATCTTTTGCCATTAAATGAAGTGCATCTAAGTCTCAAGTTATTCAAACTTTTTTACCTACTTCAAAGTAGTCATTAGTTTCAACTTCAATTATTTTACCCTCTACATTAACGCTAATAAAGTAATATGAACCTTTATAAATTATTTTTTCAACAACCCCTTCAAAGTGTCCTTTTTCTAAAGAAATGTCAATGTCCTCTGGTCTAATAAGGCCATCTAATTTTTGTCCCTCTTCAAATTCAGTATGGATTGTTGGAATGTGTTTTCCTAAAAGTAAAGCTTTATTTTTTTCAACAAATCTAACATCAAAGAAATTAGCCTCACCAATAAAATTGGCAACTCATTTGTTAATTGGATAGTCATAGATTTGTTTTGGTGTGTCAAATTGCTCGATTTTTCCATCTCTAATAACGGCAATTCTATCTGAGAGCTCTAAAGCTTCATCTTGATCATGGGTAACAAAAATAAAGGTGATTCCAATTTTCTTTTGTAGTTCAATTAAAAGTCTTTGCATTTTGGTTCTAATTTTGGCATCCAAAGCAGAAAGAGGCTCATCTAAAAGTAAAATTTCAGGTTCAATAACTAAAGATCTAGCAAGAGCTACTCTTTGTTTCATTCCTCCTGAAAGCTCTGAAATTTTTTTATTTTCAGAGCCCTCTAGTCCAACTAGCTTAATCATTTTAGTTATTTCTTCATTGATTTCATCTTTAGTAATTTTTCTAGTTAAATGATGTTTTTCAAATTGTTCAACTTTGTTAACAACATAAGTTTCTCAATAAGAATATTTAAAATCAGAGTCATCTAATCAACTTTGGTATTTTTGTCTTTTGCCACGAGAGAGATTTTTTGATTTTAAAATTTTTTCATATTCTTCTTGAGTTTTATCTAGTTGTTTCATTTTGCTTTTGGCAAATTTTTCTCATTCTTTTTTCTTTTTTTCTAGATTTTTATAAATTCCTGGATCTATGCTAGAAGGATCTTTTGGATATCTTTTTAGCTTTAGGCCATATTTAATATTTCCAGTTACACTAAGATGTTGAAAAAGAGCATAGTCCTGGAAAATAGTTGAAGTTTCTCTTTTGTGTGGTGAAAGGTCTTTGATGTCAAGGCCATCAAAAAGAATTTCTCCTCTAGTTGTTCATTCAAAACCGCCTATTAGACGTAAAATAGTTGTTTTTCCTGAACCCGATGGACCAAGTAAAGTAACAAATTCGCCTTTTTTAATACTTAGATTAACATCATCGAGTATTTTTTTGTCTCCATAATTTTTATCAACGTTTTTTAAACTTATATGGAATTTCGAGTGAGATTTTCTACCTTCAATTAATGTGGTATTAATGTTATTCATATATTAATTTTTCTCCTAATTGGTTAAAAAATTAAACTTAACTATTGAAAAATAGTAAGTAATTGTAAAAATTTAGATAAGCAATTGAGGTTTATTAAAGTTTAATTTTAATCATTAAAAAATTACTCTTTAATAAACTGAAGAGAAAAATTATCAAAAATATCCTGCAATGACTCTTCAGGAGTGTTTGGTAAATCTGGATAGTTTAAAACAGAAAATAATTGTAATTTAATGTTGAATAATTTAGCCATTGAGTTATTTGTGAATTTCATAAGTATGATTATAATAAAAAAAACAAAATACTAAACTAGGACAAAAAAAGTGACTATTTAAAAAACACTTAGAACATCTCAGCTTTGTTGAGGTGTTTTTCATTCTAAGATTGATTGTAATCTTTCATTATTGTATCAGTCAATATAATTTTGAATAATTTCTTGCAATTCTTTGAATGATAATTTTGAAATTTTTAGATCATTTAAGCACTCACTTTTGATATTTGAAAAGAAATATTCTGCTTCTCGATTATCAAGTGAATTTGCGATTCTACTCATTGAAATTATCCCATTGTTTTCTTTAATAATTTCACTATACTGATTTGATGAATATTGACTTCCATGATCTGAGTGAATTATTCACTCTTTATCAAATTTGATTTTAGAAATATGATCTAAAACTAACTTAACATCATTTCTTTTACTTAGATTTCAATTAATTATTTTCTTGCTTTGATGATGAATTGCAATCGATAAATAAACATGATTGTTAATTGCATCTTTGGGGCTTGGAATATAAGTTACATCAGTGGCAACTATGTTGTTAAATTTGCCATTGTAGTCTCTTTGAATTAGATTTTGATATTTAGTATTAAGATTTTTAATTTCATTTTTTCTTTTTGCTCTTCTAATTTTGCAAAAAAGATTTAATTTAAGCAAAATTCTACCTATTTTTCGATAGTTTATATACCTTTTATATTTATTTTGAATATAAATTTCTAATCTTTTTCTACCAAATATACCTTTGTTTTCATGAAATGATTTTCTAATAATTTCTTCAATTTCTTGATCTTTTTTCGGCTCTGCAAGTTTAGGTTTTTTTCAAGAATAATATGTTGATTTTGAAAAGAGAAATTCTTTTCATGAAATTTTAGTTAATATTTTTTCTTTATCTTTATGTTCTTTAATTTTTTTTCGAATTTCTTTTTCACTAATGTCATCAAAAATTATTCTATAAATTTTAACAATCTCTTCTAATTCTTCTCTTGTATATTCATTAACTTCTTTTCTTTTTGGTGGTCTACCGTTATTTTTTTTGTTAGCTGTAGATTTGCCAGTTTGTGAAATTAAAGATTGTTCATCTTTTTGAAAAGCAGAATATTTTTTGAAAAATCAAGATTTTACATATGTATTTTTTCAATCTTTACCAATATTTTTGTTTACTAAAAATATATATTTTTTTATATTAATTTTTCCATCATAAAATTCTTCATATAATGAAAATCATTTCTTTCATTGTTCTGGTTTTAGTTGTTTCATAAACACTCCTATTTAAAGTATATTTTAAAAAGTGTTTTTTATTTTTTTGTCCCAGTTTATACAATAAAAACTTTTACTATATTTTGTTATTTTTTTAGTATTAAATTAAAAGCCTTTTTTAATTTGAGTTTTCAGTTTTTTGAGCTAAATAAATTCGATAAATTTTTTCAACTAACTCATCTTTATTCATGCTTTCATAGCCAAAAATTTCTAATTTTTCAGCTATTTTATTTAAATTTTCTCTTGATAAATTATTTAATTTTTTAATTTGTTCATCTTTTTCTTCACTAGGAACTTGTGATTTTTGTTGATCAAAATTTTCATAAGTTCTATTAGTTTGACTGCCACTTTGAGCTCGTCTTTGTTGTTCATACATCATGTTTGAGATAAATTGATCAAAAGGAACAAAATTATTTGACATTGACCCACTAGCTAAGTTTCTAGCTAGCTCTTCTGAGAGAATTCTTGCATTTTCTTCAACATAAATTTTGAAATATTTATTTCTAATTAAATCATATTGTTTTAATAAAAAACCATAAGCAACTAATAGGATAATATAGAAATAATCCATAATATCGCCGGCCAATACATTATTAAAGCCTTCACTAATGCCTTTAAACAATAAATAAACATTGTAAAAACTAACAAATGAAAAAATAAAAAAGATAATTTTTGATGAGTTACTTAAAAGATGGAAAGAATTTTTTTTAATAGTGATAACATAGGATTTAAAAATTAAGTAAAAAGAAATTAAAAAGCCAATTGCAATAATGGTGTTTGTTGCAAGATAATTACCAAAAAATATTCCAGCAACATTTTCTTCATTAATGTTGTTGTTTTTGCTATTTTTAAGTAAAAAATCAAAATAGCTTTGCTTAAAAGCAATTTTTACACTAATGATAATTAGGCTATAAAGTGCAATAAAAAGCAAAAATGCTAGAAAAGCTAGAATAATTTTTTTTTGATTTTTATTATTTTTTCATTCATTTTCAAAAATTTTAAAATCAATTTCTCTATTAAAATGTGAAGCCAAGATACTCTCCTTTTTTCTTTTGTAATTATATCAATTTTTATCATAGATAAAATAAAATTAAAAATATTGACTCTTTTTTGCCATATTTTTAACTTTAAAAGTTATTTTATGATAGCAAAAATTAAAGCTTAAATTAGATTTTCAAAATTAATTCAAAAGATTAAAATTAAAAAATAAACACAAGTTAATGCTGTGTTTATTTGTAATTAAAAATTTAATTTAAAATTAGTTTTTAATGTTTCTTTTTTTAATGATTTCATCAGCTATGTTTCTTGGAGTTCTTTCATAGTGATCAAAGTGCATTTGGTAAGTTCCTCTTCCTTTAGTCATAGAACGAAGATCAGTTGCATAACCAAACATTTCACTTAAAGGAACATGTGATTTAATAACACTAGCTCCATCAGATCTAGTTTCATCATTGATGATTTGTCCTCTTCTTCTTGAAAGATCACCAACAACATCTCCATAGTATTCTTTAGGGAAAACAACTGAAACATCCATAATAGGCTCAAGTAAAACAGTTTTTATAAGATCTTTAGCTTTTGTTAGAGCCATAGAAGCTGCTATTTTATAAGCCATTTCAGAGGAGTCAACTTCATGGTAAGAACCATCAAATAAAGTAGCTTTTAAATCAATCATTGGATAACCGGCCAAAATCCCTGAAGCCATTTTTTCTTCAAGACCTTTTTGGATAGTTTTGATGTATTCTTTAGGAATTTTTCCACCAACAATTTTGTCAACAAATTCAAAACCATTGTTTGGATTTGGTTCAAAAGTAATTCAAACATGTCCATATTGACCTTTACCACCAGATTGTTTGATGTATTTTCCTTCAACATCAGCTTTTGCTGTAATTGTTTCTCTATAAGAAACTTGAGGAGCTCCAACTTTAACTTGAACACCAAATTCTCTTCTTAGTCTATCAACAATAATATCAAGGTGAAGCTCACCCATACCAGCTATAATGGTCTGTCCTGTTTCAGTGTCTGTAAAGGTTCTAAAAGTAGGATCTTCAGCTGCTAGTTTTTGTAGTCCTAGAGAAAGTTTTTCAGTAGCTGCTTTTGATTCAGGTTCAAGAGCCTGAGAAATAACTGGCTCTGGAAAAACCATTTTTTCTAAGATAATGTGTTTTGATTTATCACCAACAATGGTATCTCCTGTAGTGGTATCTTTTAGACCAACTGCAGCTGCTATATCACCTGTTCTAACTTCATCGATTTCTTCACGAGAGTTAGCATGCATTTGTAAAATTCTACCAATACGCTCTTTTTTATCTTTAGTTGTATTGTAAACATAGCTTCCTTTTGATAAAATTCCTGAATAAACTCTAAAGAATGTCAATGAACCAACAAAAGGATCATTCATAATTTTAAAAGCTAAAGCTGAAAAATCATTTTCATCACTAGCTGTAACTAAAACTTCTTTTTCTTGGAAATATCCTTTAATAGCAGGAACATCAAGTGGAGAAGGTAGATAATCAACAACTGCATCAATCATTGCTTTTACACCTTTGTTTTTAAAAGCAGTTCCACAAACAACTGGGAAAAACTCAGATGTTAAAGTAGCTTTTCTAATTGCTGATTTTAAAAGATCAACTGGAATTTCTTGCTCTTCTAAAGCAAGCATCATAACTTCATCATCAAAAGATGATACAGCTTCAATTAATTTACTTCTTTCAATTTGTGCAGCTTCTAAATATTCAGCTGGAATTTCAATTTCTTTACCATTTTCTTCAGGTTTTCCATCAAATTCTCAAGCTTTCATTTCAACTAAATCAATGTGTCCGCGATAATCAGATTCACTACCCATATTAAGTTGGATAGCAACTGCATTTCCGTTTAATCTTGTTTTAACACTTTTGATTGACTCTTCTAAATTAGCTCCTGCTTTGTCCATTTTGTTAACAAAAACAATTCTCGGAACTTTGTAGTTAGTAGCTTGTCTTCAAACAGTTTCAGTTTGAGGCTCAACTCCTGATTGAGCATCTAAAACAGCAACCGCTCCATCAAGAACTCTTAGTGATCTTTCAACTTCGACTGTAAAGTCAACGTGTCCTGGGGTATCTATAATATTAATTCTTTTACCTCTTCAAAAAGCTGTTGTAGCAGCTGAGGTTATTGTAATTCCACGCTCTTTTTCTTGAGCCATAAAATCCATTTGTGAACCTCCATCATGAGTTTCACCTATTTTATGGATTTTACCTGTGTGGAACAAAATTCTTTCTGTAGTTGTGGTTTTACCAGCATCAATATGAGCCATAATACCGATGTTTCGATAGTCTTTTAAATCGTATTCTCTACTCATAATTATCACCTAAAGTGTGCAAAAGCTCTATTGGCCTCTGCCATTTTATGTGTATCCTCTCGTTTTTTAATTGCTCCACCAGTTTTATTTGATGCATCAATAATTTCATTTGCAAGTCTTAAATCCATAGTTTTTTCATTTCTTAGTCTTGCATAGTTTGTAAGTCATCTTAGTGATAAAGTTTGCTGTCTTCTTTTTGAAACTTCAGTTGGAACTTGGTAGTTTGATCCACCAATTCTTCTTGTTCTAATTTCAAGCAATGGAGTGATGTTATTTAGAGCTTCTTGAAAAACTTCATATGGCTCTCTTCCGGTTTTTTCTTTAATAATATCAAAAGCCGAATAAACTATGTTTTGAGCAATTGATTTTTTACCATCAAGCATAATTGTATTTACCAATTTGGTAACTACAACCATGTTAAAAACTGGATCTGCCAAAACTGTTCTAATAGGCGCTTTGTGTTTTCTTGACATATTTTTCCTTTCTTCAAAATTTTTTAATAAGTTTTTAAATTTAATAATTTACTAAATTATTTTTTAGCTTTTTTTGCACCATAACGGCTTCGAGCTTGGTTTCTTTTATTAACACCAGCTGCATCTTGAGTACCACGGATAATTGAATATCTAACCCCAGGTAAATCCTTTACTGAAGCACCTTTAATTAATACAACAGAGTGCTCTTGTAAGTTGTGACCCTCTCCTGGAATATAAGCTGTTACTTCCATTCCATTTGAAAGTTTAACCCTTGCATATTTTCTTAGAGCTGAGTTAGGTTTTTTAGGTGTCATTGTTGCAACCCTTGTACATACACCTCTTTTAAAAGGTGCTGAAAGTTTTTTATACTTTTTGTGTAAAGAATTGTAACTTTGATTTAAAGCAGGAGATTTAGTTTTTGAAGCTTTTCTCTTTCTTCCCTTAGTAACTAATTGGTTAATTGTTGGCATTCATTTCCTTTCTTTTTATATTTTGTAATTTAATATGATTTTGCTCCAAATATGCTTTTTACAATATTTGCATATAATTTATAGCTTCATATAACAACATATTCTAGTGTATCATAAAAAAATTTTTTATAAAATAAATAACATTAATTTATTTACTCTTTTTTTCTTAGTTTTAATTAAAAAAATTGTTCATTAATGACAATTTATAAACTTGGTGAAATAGCAAAAATAGTTGGAGGAAATTCTAAATTTACAGAAAAATATATTTTAAATAATCAAGGAATTTATTCTGTTATATCTTCAAAAACATCAAACAATGGAATATATGGTTGTATCAATACTTTTCAATATGAAAAAGGTATCACTATTTCAAAGGATGGTGTATATGCTGGAACAATTTTCTATCAAGAAAAACCATTTTCAATAACTTCTCATGCATTTTATCTAGAAATTACAAATAAAAATGTGTTAGAAAAATACCTTTTTTACTTTTTAAAAAACAAACAAGAACATATTCAAAGTATTACATATGGTAGTACAAGAGATAGTTTAACAAAGACTGATTTTTCTGATTTTGTTGTATCTATTCCTTCTTTAGAAACTCAAAGTGCAATAATTAAGATTATTGAACCTAAAGAAGATTTATTTTTTAGGCATAAAAATCTTGTAAGAATTGATAGTGAAGAAAATACAAAAAAAGATTTAAGTATATTAATTAAAATTATTGAACCTTTAGAAAAACAAATAAATGCATTTGATGAATTGATTTTGAGTGAGCAAAAAAGTCTTCAACATTATTTGAATTATTTTTTTGGAAAATTCTATCAAATTGAACCTTCATTGTTTCATGATTATAAACTCGAAAAGATTGCAAAAATAAGAAGAGGTAAGATAATAAATTCATTTGACCTAAAAGAAAATCCTGGAGATTATCCTGTAATTTCATCAAATACAAAAAATAATGGAATTTTTGGTTATTTAAATTCCTATATGTATGATGGTGAGTATATAACTATAAGTGCAGATGGTGCATATGCTGGAACTGTGTTTTTGAATAATGGAAAATTTTCTATAACTAATGTGTGTTTCATTTTGTTGCTAAATGACAAAGTAAACCTTCTTACAAAATTTCTCTTTTATTATTTGAAAAAGAATGAAAATATCATACAAAAAAAATCAATAGTAGGTTCTTCAAGACCATCAGTTAGAGAATATGCTCTCTCAGAAATAGCTATCAAAATACCTTCTCTAGAAATCCAAAGTGCAATATTAGGTATTATTGAACCATTGCATAAAAAAATTAATCTTTTAAAACAAAAGAAAAAATTGCTTGAAAAAAGATTTGTATATTATCAAAATCACTTAATCAAGGAGAAAATCAAAGATGAGTAGAAATGAACTTCTTTATGAAAAAGAATTTGTAGATGACTTGGTTAAAAATCAAAAATATGTAAAATTAGATATTAAAAATGAAGAGAAAATATTTGAATTAATTTTGGAAAATATAAGTAGACTCAATAACATAGAATTAACTGAACAAAATATTTTGGATATAAGAAGAGAATTACTTTCAAACAATTCTGCATCTTCTTATCGATTTGCTCAGTATTTATGAGGTTTTGATACTGTTAAAATTTATAAAAATGATGGTCCAAAAAAAATACGCCTAAAGTTCGTTGATTGAGAAAATTGAGCTAATAATGAATTCTATGTTTTGCAACAATTTCCTACAAGAGATGCAAAAAACAACATGGGTAAAAGATTTGATTCGCTGATCTTAATCAATGGATTTCCCTTAATACTTTTTGAATTTAAAGACAAAAGTGAAAATATTAATAAAGCAATAAATCAAATAGATGAATCATATAGAGGTAGTGTTTTAAATAAAGGTATTTTTAGATTTATTCAAATTTTGATAGGTTCAAATTTTGAAGAAGTTAAGTTTCTAGCAAATAACAAAAGAACAAATAATAATAAGATTCTTTCATTCAAATGAACTTCCGAAAATGGTGGTTCTTCAAAAGAGCTCATAAAAGATTTTTTAAACAAAAATGCTTTAGAAGAATATCTAAAAAATTATGTAGTTTTTCAAAGATCAAAAGATGATGAAAAAATTATTTTACTTAGACCATATCAACAAAGGGCAATCAAAAAAGCAATTAACTTTGTTGAAAAACAACTAAAAACTAATTTAGATGCTAAGCATAATTTAAACAATGCATATATATGGCATACAACAGGAAGTGGTAAAACTTTAACTTCATATAAAATAGCTGAAATATTATCTAAAAATAGTGATATTGATCATGTTGTTTTTTTAGTTGATCGTAATGATTTAAATGATCAAACATCTCAAACATTTCAAAAACTTATGTCAAGTTCTAAAAATGAAAAAATTGATTTTTTAAATCAAGACACTTCAAAGGACTTATATGAGATTTTTCTTAAAAAAGAAAAATTAATTATAACTACTATTCAGAAATTAAATAATGTTTTATCTTCTTATAAAAATGAAAAAATTGAATTTTTAACTAATAAAAAATTTGTTTTTATTATTGATGAGTGTCATCGTTCTAATGCTGGGTTAATGGGAAAAAGAATTAAAGATTATTTGAATAATAGCATCATTATAGGTTTTTCAGGAACTCCAATATTTGAAGAAAATAATGATAGAGAAACTCAAAAAATCTTCGGAAATGAAATTGACTCATATAACATGAAAGATGCAATTTTAGATAAAAATGTTCTTGGATTTAAAGTAGTTAATTACTACCAAGAAACACCAATTTTTCGAGAAAATAACAATTCTAATCTAGGAAAAATTAAGTCAATAATTAGTGTTATCAAAAGCAAACATTTAGATTTTACAAATAATAGAAACTACAATTCAATAATAGCTTTTGATACAATCCAAGATGCCTTGACTTTCTATGATGAATTTTATAAAATGGATGTTGGCGATATTTTTGCAACTCCAATATTTAGTAGCTATTCAAATGAAGAAAAAAATGAAAAGTTTTTCAATTTAAAAGAACATAAAGAAAAAATTTTAAAAAGATATGAAGAAAAATTTAATACTTCCTTTAAAGTTGAAGATTTTGACAAATATGTCAATGATGTTCAATGACGTTTTAAAGAATATAATAGTGAAAATAATAGCATTGATATAGTTATTGTAGTCGATATGTTATTAACAGGTTTTGACTCACCAAGAACCAACACTTTATATATAAACAAAGAATTAAAAAATCATAATTTAATTCAAGCTTTTTCTAGAACAAATAGATTAAGTGATTATTTAAAAAAGCGTGGAATAATTGTTAATTTTTCTCTTGAAGAACAATCAATCAATGATGCTTTTAAAATATATGCAAATAGTAGTGATAAAGAAATACAACAACTTGTTTATGGAGAAAAATATGAACAGGTAGTTGAAGATTTTATTAATTTTTGAAATAGTTTAAAAATCTCTTTTTCTAATATTTATGATGAGAAAAATAATGAGATTTTTAGAAATATTTCTTTAGAAAATAAGAAAAAATATTTAAAAAATCTTAGTCAAGTTTCAAATATTTTTTCTTCATTAAAAACTTTTAAAGAATATGGAAAAAATGAAAAAATTTCAGATTTTTCTTTGGAACAATTAAATCAATATCAAAAATGAGCAAATGAGATCAAAAAAAATTTATCTACTAATGAAAAAGAAAAAATAAGTTATGAAGTTTTAAACTCAATTGATATTAGCAATATTAAATTTGCTTATAAAGAAATGATAATTGATGAAATATATTTGGAAAATTTATTATTCTTTAATAAAAAAATTAGTAAATACCCAAATAATAGATTAACTTATGAAGATACATTAAGTGAAATAGATAAACATATTCAATTGATAAAAAATAATTACAATCAAGGAAAAATTAATCAAAAAGAATATGAAATATTCTTACTTTTAGTACAAAAATGAAAAAATGAAATAAAAAACTTTTTTATCAAAAAAGATAAATCCTTAGATGAAAAAGAATTTATAGATTATGGAAAAAGGATTTTGAAAAGTGTTTTTCAAAAAGTTAAAAACCAAATAGAAGCCATGTGACTTGAAAAAATTCTTAAAGAATATCATGGAATTAATAATGATCAAATACGCAAAGATTGAAAAAAAAGAATAAACGATAAAGATCTAGATGATATTGAAAAATCTGAATTTATAAAAAAATGATCAAGAAGATCTAAAGAAGTTGATAAGGATATTATTGATAAATTGTCCATTGAATATAAAGAAAGCATTGAGGCCTTTTTAGACTTTGAAATAAAAATGAATAAAATTATAGAAAGCAAAATTTAAAGTATGTCAAATAGTAAAGAATTAATAGCAGTAGTTAAAAAAATCTGTGATCAATTAAGATCAAAAATGGAAGTAACTGAATATAGAGATTACATAATGGGTTTTTTGTTTTTCAAATATCTTTCAGAACAATCTGAAAAAAACTTTGAAGAGTTTAAAGAAAGAGTTGATTATATTAAATATTCTGAATTTGATGAAAATCATGAACAGTTTAAAAAAATCAAGGAAATAATTATTCAAAATGATGATGATTTTTTTCTAGCTTATAAATATAGTTTTCAAAATGTTGTAGATATGATGAATCAAGGAAAAAATGTTATCCCCACAATTGAAGAATCTTTTAATAAAATTGAAAGTATTAACAGTGAATTAGATGATGAAAAAAAAGAGTTTTTTAAAGACCTTTTTACAAATATAGATTTTATTAATAAAAATCTAGGAAACATTGATGAAGAAAAAGAAAAAACAATTCAACTTATTATTAAAGAAATAAATACTTTGAATTTATCAATGGATGAAGTAGACCACTTTGGTAATACATATGAATATTTATTATCGGAATTTGCTAGTGACACTGGTAAAAAAGCAGGAGAGTTTTATACTCCTAGTAAAGTTGCTGAACTTCTTGTAAAAATAGTATCTCATGGAAAAAATAAAATTAATAAAGCCTATGATCCAGCTTGTGGTTCTGGTTCTTTGTTAATAAAACTAGCTAATAAAGTGGGAAAATATAACAAAATTTATGGTCAGGAAGTTAAAACAGCAACATATAATCTTGCAAGAATGAATTTCATATTAAGAGGAGTACCTTTTTCTAAATTAGATCTTAGATCAGGAGATACTCTTATCAATCCATTACATATTGAAGAAGAAGGCTCGTTTGATTGTATAGTGGCCAATCCTCCTTTTAGCCAAAAATGAAATCCAACTCAAGAACTATCCAAGGATAGAAGATATAATCCCTATCCATCTTTGGCACCAAAAAGTTATGCAGATTTTGCTTTTCTTCAACACATGCTTTTTCATGTAAATAAAGACAATGGAATTATTGCATCTGTTTTTTCACTAGGTATATTAAGTCGTAAAAATCCTAAAG
The sequence above is a segment of the Mycoplasmopsis pulmonis genome. Coding sequences within it:
- a CDS encoding ABC transporter permease, which produces MISKLDKLKSALKSRPRLALLLPYIIIALLFIVLPFFILLVISLKPAAADFDNWKIVKDSSTWVIMWRSVWMGIVTALICLLLGFPYAFFVSTSKSKSFKFYAISLIISPLIIFTIAKALALRGMFTLLFDERKINSEWFMVLGMIYLNLPFMIIPLYSVFRDMNPNILEVSYDLGYNKFLTLIKVVLPYGIKAIFSGVGLVFLMAASSVIISDKLLSNGFQHQLIGNVINQHVNPSNPFDMARASTLVLITTIVLMSFYSLIYLVPMLVLKLKGINYD
- a CDS encoding ABC transporter ATP-binding protein, producing the protein MNNINTTLIEGRKSHSKFHISLKNVDKNYGDKKILDDVNLSIKKGEFVTLLGPSGSGKTTILRLIGGFEWTTRGEILFDGLDIKDLSPHKRETSTIFQDYALFQHLSVTGNIKYGLKLKRYPKDPSSIDPGIYKNLEKKKKEWEKFAKSKMKQLDKTQEEYEKILKSKNLSRGKRQKYQSWLDDSDFKYSYWETYVVNKVEQFEKHHLTRKITKDEINEEITKMIKLVGLEGSENKKISELSGGMKQRVALARSLVIEPEILLLDEPLSALDAKIRTKMQRLLIELQKKIGITFIFVTHDQDEALELSDRIAVIRDGKIEQFDTPKQIYDYPINKWVANFIGEANFFDVRFVEKNKALLLGKHIPTIHTEFEEGQKLDGLIRPEDIDISLEKGHFEGVVEKIIYKGSYYFISVNVEGKIIEVETNDYFEVGKKVWITWDLDALHLMAKDHKGFMANDF
- a CDS encoding IS3-like element IS1138B family transposase, coding for MKQLKPEQWKKWFSLYEEFYDGKINIKKYIFLVNKNIGKDWKNTYVKSWFFKKYSAFQKDEQSLISQTGKSTANKKNNGRPPKRKEVNEYTREELEEIVKIYRIIFDDISEKEIRKKIKEHKDKEKILTKISWKEFLFSKSTYYSWKKPKLAEPKKDQEIEEIIRKSFHENKGIFGRKRLEIYIQNKYKRYINYRKIGRILLKLNLFCKIRRAKRKNEIKNLNTKYQNLIQRDYNGKFNNIVATDVTYIPSPKDAINNHVYLSIAIHHQSKKIINWNLSKRNDVKLVLDHISKIKFDKEWIIHSDHGSQYSSNQYSEIIKENNGIISMSRIANSLDNREAEYFFSNIKSECLNDLKISKLSFKELQEIIQNYIDWYNNERLQSILEWKTPQQSWDVLSVF
- the fusA gene encoding elongation factor G, translating into MSREYDLKDYRNIGIMAHIDAGKTTTTERILFHTGKIHKIGETHDGGSQMDFMAQEKERGITITSAATTAFWRGKRINIIDTPGHVDFTVEVERSLRVLDGAVAVLDAQSGVEPQTETVWRQATNYKVPRIVFVNKMDKAGANLEESIKSVKTRLNGNAVAIQLNMGSESDYRGHIDLVEMKAWEFDGKPEENGKEIEIPAEYLEAAQIERSKLIEAVSSFDDEVMMLALEEQEIPVDLLKSAIRKATLTSEFFPVVCGTAFKNKGVKAMIDAVVDYLPSPLDVPAIKGYFQEKEVLVTASDENDFSALAFKIMNDPFVGSLTFFRVYSGILSKGSYVYNTTKDKKERIGRILQMHANSREEIDEVRTGDIAAAVGLKDTTTGDTIVGDKSKHIILEKMVFPEPVISQALEPESKAATEKLSLGLQKLAAEDPTFRTFTDTETGQTIIAGMGELHLDIIVDRLRREFGVQVKVGAPQVSYRETITAKADVEGKYIKQSGGKGQYGHVWITFEPNPNNGFEFVDKIVGGKIPKEYIKTIQKGLEEKMASGILAGYPMIDLKATLFDGSYHEVDSSEMAYKIAASMALTKAKDLIKTVLLEPIMDVSVVFPKEYYGDVVGDLSRRRGQIINDETRSDGASVIKSHVPLSEMFGYATDLRSMTKGRGTYQMHFDHYERTPRNIADEIIKKRNIKN
- the rpsG gene encoding 30S ribosomal protein S7 yields the protein MSRKHKAPIRTVLADPVFNMVVVTKLVNTIMLDGKKSIAQNIVYSAFDIIKEKTGREPYEVFQEALNNITPLLEIRTRRIGGSNYQVPTEVSKRRQQTLSLRWLTNYARLRNEKTMDLRLANEIIDASNKTGGAIKKREDTHKMAEANRAFAHFRW
- the rpsL gene encoding 30S ribosomal protein S12; this translates as MPTINQLVTKGRKRKASKTKSPALNQSYNSLHKKYKKLSAPFKRGVCTRVATMTPKKPNSALRKYARVKLSNGMEVTAYIPGEGHNLQEHSVVLIKGASVKDLPGVRYSIIRGTQDAAGVNKRNQARSRYGAKKAKK